One Pullulanibacillus sp. KACC 23026 DNA segment encodes these proteins:
- a CDS encoding GyrI-like domain-containing protein produces MANYTLEEKDSFTVIGLGTELKSHYTDFAGLNKEKIEFWQAVSADGTLDALKAIAKNDYIFAVNEAINGKMMHHAGVLAEPSAAPENAKVIQFPKGDYVVVKGEAKTFDELNNQLPAIAFGQALAELNDYAYVGGPNTMVMMGHRNGLVFGEMWIPVVKK; encoded by the coding sequence ATGGCAAATTATACTCTAGAAGAAAAAGACAGCTTTACCGTGATCGGCTTAGGCACTGAACTTAAGAGCCATTACACTGATTTTGCTGGATTGAACAAGGAAAAAATAGAGTTTTGGCAAGCGGTAAGCGCTGATGGAACACTTGATGCTTTAAAAGCCATAGCCAAAAATGACTACATTTTTGCCGTTAATGAGGCAATCAATGGCAAGATGATGCATCATGCTGGCGTCTTAGCAGAACCATCGGCGGCACCTGAAAATGCGAAAGTAATTCAATTTCCTAAGGGAGATTACGTTGTTGTTAAAGGGGAAGCCAAAACATTTGATGAATTGAATAATCAGCTTCCTGCCATTGCCTTTGGACAAGCCTTAGCAGAGTTAAATGATTATGCCTATGTTGGTGGGCCAAATACAATGGTTATGATGGGGCATCGAAACGGTTTAGTTTTTGGGGAAATGTGGATTCCTGTTGTGAAGAAATAA